In Lonchura striata isolate bLonStr1 chromosome 2, bLonStr1.mat, whole genome shotgun sequence, a single genomic region encodes these proteins:
- the LOC144245897 gene encoding thyroid hormone-inducible hepatic protein-like — translation MEQYFSATQKMEREVMFPSLLRGVFPQQEGAAPAAESRTDLYERYQLLKAIKPMVEKGLASVADQSPSDADADVDTSSDSNEAEDAQLEERLSHHLNGLQQVLTHLTRDTNALTRRYSQILEQISPSEGQPSW, via the coding sequence ATGGAGCAATACTTCTCAGCCACGCAGAAGATGGAGCGGGAGGTGATGTTCCCCAGCCTGCTCCGAGGGGTCTTCCCGCAGCAGGAGggggcagccccggctgcagaGAGCCGCACGGACCTCTACGAGCGCTACCAGCTCCTCAAGGCCATCAAGCCCATGGTGGAGAAAGGCCTGGCCTCTGTCGCTGACCAGAGCCCCAGCGATGCCGACGCCGACGTGGACACATCCTCGGACAGCAACGAGGCCGAGGATGCCCAGCTGGAGGAGCGCCTGTCCCACCACCTGAATGGCCTGCAGCAGGTCCTCACCCACCTCACCAGGGACACCAACGCCCTGACCCGGAGGTACAGCCAGATCCTGGAGCAGATCAGCCCCAGCGAGGGCCAGCCCAGCTGGTGA